The Pseudomonas fluorescens genome segment ACCGCCGTGTTCCGAGAAGTGCATGGCCTGCGCCAGATCGCATTCGCCGATCAGCAGGTCGTAGACCGAGTTTTCCAGGCCATGTTTATCCACACCGCTACCCATGGTGGCGTTGCCCTGTGGATCGAGATCGATCAACAGCACCCGGCGCTTGGTCGCGACCAGGGATGCTGCGAGGTTGATGCAGGTGGTGGTCTTGCCCACACCACCCTTCTGGTTCGCTATCGCGAATACCTTAGCCATTCTTGCTTGTGTTCCCAATCATGCCGTGCGGCGCAGTATCAGCAGATGGCGTTGGCCTTGGCAACCGGGTACGGCCAGGGCGTGTTCGCTATCGAGTTTGAAGTCTGCCGGCAATGCTACCAGCTCATCGGCCGGATGGACGCCCTTCATTGCCAGCCAGCGTGTATCGGCATCGCCCAGGTGGCGAGTCCAGTTGGTGAAGTTCTCCATGCTGCTGAACGCCCGCGAGATGATCCCGTTGAATGGCTGGGCAGGCTGGAATGCTTCGACGCGACTGTGGATAACTTGCAGGTTGTCCAGTTTGAGTTCGAGTTTGACCTGGGTCAGGAAGCGGGTTTTCTTGCCGTTGCTGTCCAGGCAGGTCACTTGCGAGTCCGGATACAGGATCGCCAGAGGGATCCCCGGCATGCCACCGCCACTGCCGACGTCCAGCCAGCGGCCGTTTTCGATGAACGACATCACGCTGAGGCTATCGAGCAAGTGCCGGGAAACCATTTCGTCGGGATCGCGAACGGCGGTCAGGTTGTAGGCCTGGTTCCATTTGATCAACAGGGCCAGATAACCCAGCAGCAATGCGTGCTGGGTTTCAGTGAGATTGACACCGAGCTCGCGGGCTCCTGTGGATAACTCTTCGGCGTGTTGCGAAGTGACCTTAGAACTCAAGCGCTTTGCTCCAACTGACGGCCCGCGCCGCGTTTTTTCAAATGAATCATCAACAGCGAAATCGCTGCCGGGGTTACACCCGGGATCCGCGAAGCCTGGCCAAGCGTCTCTGGACGCGTGGCACCGAGCTTGCTCTGGATCTCCTTGGAGAGACCGGAAATGTTGGTGTAATCGATATCCACAGGCAGTTTCGTGTCTTCGCTTGCACGCAGACGGGCGATTTCGTCCTGTTGGCGGTCGATGTAACCGGCGTACTTGGTCTTGATCTCGACCTGTTCGGCAACCTGTGGATCTTCGGCCCCCTGTCCGGTCACTTCGACCAGACCAGCGTAGTCGATTTCCGGACGGCTCAAGAGATTGAGCAAGTTGTATTCGTGAGTCAGCGGTGTACCGAATTTTTCCGCGATCGCATCGCCCTGGGCAGTGCCTGGGCGAACCCAGGTGCTTTTCAGGCGCTGCTCTTCGAGTTCGATACTTTCGCGCTTCTTGCAGAACGCTGCCCAACGCGCGTCATCGACCAGACCC includes the following:
- the rsmG gene encoding 16S rRNA (guanine(527)-N(7))-methyltransferase RsmG yields the protein MSSKVTSQHAEELSTGARELGVNLTETQHALLLGYLALLIKWNQAYNLTAVRDPDEMVSRHLLDSLSVMSFIENGRWLDVGSGGGMPGIPLAILYPDSQVTCLDSNGKKTRFLTQVKLELKLDNLQVIHSRVEAFQPAQPFNGIISRAFSSMENFTNWTRHLGDADTRWLAMKGVHPADELVALPADFKLDSEHALAVPGCQGQRHLLILRRTA